The DNA segment TCTCGCCAGGGCGACCGATCCGGCGCAGGATATCATGCGGGATCTGTGCTGCGACCGCCGACATATCGACCAGCTCCGGCGGGTCATTGCCGGCGTACACGGTATAGATGGAGCCGCGGCGCCGGGAGCGCTCGACCAGAATCTCCCGGGTTCCCTCAAGCAGCTCTGCCGCAGCCCCGTCCACCGGATGCAGCAGCAGCCGGAAAACCCCTGGATCCGCCTCGGCAGCATCCGGCTGTTCCACCCGTATCTCGATGCGGGCCTGAGGGACATGATCCTGGTACAGCACCAGGGTCTGCGGCTCCTGCACCGGACGCAGCAGCTCGAGCGGCAGCAGCAATATCAGCAGCAAGGAACCCGACATCCCGACCTACCCGATAAGCTTGCGCACAACGCCAAGCAGTTTTTCGGAATCAAAGGGCTTTACTATCCAGCCGGTTGCGCCAGCAGCCTTGCCCTCCTGCATCTTGCCGGACTGAGCCTCGGTTGTCAGCACCAGGATTGGCGTGAACTTGTGTTCAGCATGGGCGCGGATCTTGCCGGTCAGGGTTATACCATCCATATTCGGCATGTTCACATCGGTTATAACCAGCGAAAAGCTGTCGGTATCAATTCTGGACAGGGCATCTACCCCGTCCTCACATTCCACCACCTCGTACCCCTGCTCTTTCAGTACAAAGCTAACACTTTGGCGGATAGCCGCCGAATCATCTACAACCAGCACTTTCTTGGGCATCGATCAACCACCTTTATCAAGGATGTATGTTCCAAGTATGCAATGCCTGCGGGCAGAATGCAAGGGACACCCTCAGCCCTGCAGCTGCTGAGCCCGGGCAACAATCATGTCGGTAATCTCGGCGGGGGTTTTGTCGGATGTATCGATTACCATGTCGGCTGCGGATGTATCGTCGTTGTCGATGTTATACAGCCGCAGATAGCGGTTGCGATCCTTGCGATCCCGTTCCGAGGTCTTTTCCAGTACCGCGTGCAGATCGCCACCCTCGCGCTGCTGGATGCGCTGAGCACGGATTTCCGGCGGTGCGGTAAGGTACACCTTGAGATCAGCCTCCTGTAACATCCAGATAGCCAGACGGGAGCCCAGAATTGAATCACCCTCCATCGCCAGCTCTACCTGGCGGGCATCGAGGTAGCGATCCCAGGAGGGATCCTGCTCGGCCAGCTGGCAAAGCTGCTCGAACTCGATACCCTTTTCCTCTGCAAGGCTGCGAAAGGTATAGTTGACCATCCGCACCCCCAGGGTCTCGCTGACCATACGGGTAATCGTGGTATTGCCGCAGCCGCTTTTTCCGGAAATTGCGATTCTCATGTCCTCTGGCTCCTTGTTGGATGTACAGTCGGCATCTGGTTCCTGACTGTACTACTCGATATTGCGTGCCTGCTCGCGAATGTTCTCCAGGGCATCCTTCATGTCGATAACCGATCGGCTTATCTCCAGCAATGCAGACTTTGATCCGATGGTATTCATTTCACGGTGCATCTCCTGACACAGAAAATCCATCCGCTTGCCGATCGAACCACCGCTGTCTGCAAGTCGGAGAAACTCTTCGATATGTGCCCCCAGCCGTGCCAGTTCCTCGTTCACCGAGTACTTGACCAGCAATGCGGCGGTTTCGGCATACACCCGCTGCAGATCGATCTGATCTCCCATCAACTCGGTAAACCGCTCGTGCAGCATCTCCCGGATGCGTTGTTCCAGTTCCGGGGCACGCTTGGCTACGGTTTGATAAGCTGCCTGAATCCGCTGCATCTGGGCACGGATGTTGTCCCTGGTTGCGGCACCCTCCCGCACCCTGGCGGCATGCCACTGCTGCAGTGCAGCAGTTACGGCGTCGAACAGCGGCTTGCGCAGCTCCTCGACATCCCGAGAGGACTCCACGCTGAACAGCCCCTCTATCGACAGCAGATCAGCGGCCTGCAGCCTGTCGGCAGCAACCGCCACATCACCCTCTGCCGACAATCGACGCGCATCCTGCAGTGCCGAAAGATAGCCCTGCAGCAGTCCGGCATCCAGGCGTACCCGGGTGTCCTGTTCCATGCGCCGGAATCTGATATACAGCTCAAGCTTGCCGCGACGAGCGGTGCCCTTGAGAAGGGTCCGAAGCTCCTCCTCCAGGGGATTCAGCATGCCGGGCATGTTCATCGTAATATCGAGGTAACGATTGTTATAGGATTTGAGCTCGACACTCAGGATCAGCTGCTCGTCCTGATACTCCTGAATTCCATAGCCGGTCATGCTGATCATGTTGTCCCCCTGTCTGTATCCCGAAGCTTTCGCAGCAGCTCGGTGCCCACCTCGTAGTTGTTGCCGGCCCCCATGGTCAGCAGGAGATCACCGTCGCCCAGGTGCGCCGCTGCAAAGGCTGCGGCCTCTGCACATGTGGTAAAAAACCGCACCTTCGGGTCAGCGGCACCCTCAGCAGCCATCTGCGCGGCCAGATCCTGTCCCATCCGGACCGGATCCTTGCTGCCGGTTTCGCGGGCACTGGCAAAAACCGGGTGCAGCCATACCTCATCGGCTGCGGTAAAGCAGCCCAGAAAGTCGTTCCATAAGGACTCGGTACGGCTGAAGGTATGCGGCATAAAGTCTACCACCAACCGGCGCTGTGGATACAGCTCACGGATGCCCTGAATCGTAACCCGGATTTCGGTCGGATGATGCCCATAGTCATCCATTACCAGTATGCCGGCTGCTTCCCCGATGGTTTCGCTGCGACGCCTGGTACCGGTAAAGCCGTGCAAACCGGCAGCAATCTCCGTGTCGGCGACAGCCGGCAGCCCCAGATCGTCCAGTATAGCATGAACGGCAGCCACTACCGCCGCGGCATTCAGGATATTGTGACGCCCCGGAACCCGCAGCTGTACCCCGCAGGTCATACCGGCCAGCGCAAACTCCCCGGGTCGGGCCACCGGATCTGCCGTAATGCGATAGGCGCCGCCGGCGCTGAATCCGTAGGGAATCGCCTGCAGATCCGGGCGGCAAGAGATCACCTGCCGAGCGACCGCGGCTGCGCCAGGATCATCGGCACAGTAGATAAGGCTGCCGCCCGCAGCCAGACGATTGCCGTACTCGGCAAACGCTGCAGCAACATCATTATAATCGCGATAATAATCGAGATGATCAGCCTCTATATTGGTGATGATTGCCCACCGGGGATGAAACTCCAGAAAATGCCGGCGGTATTCACAGGTTTCTGCTGCCAGAAACTGCATCCCGCCGCGGTAGGTTGCGCGCCCACCCAGCCCGGGAACGACGCTGCCCAAAATGGCACTGCCGGGCAGCCCAAGATGCTGCATCACCACCGCCAGCATGCCGGTGGTGGAGGTTTTCCCGTGTGTCCCGGCTACCCCCAGGCTTGGAATACCGGCAGAGAGCTCCCCCAATGCGGCCGGGTACTGCAGACAGCGCAGCCCCCGGTTACGGGCCTCGGCCAGCTCCGGATTGGTTTCGGCGCTATACGCAGCGGAATAGATTACCAGATCGCAGTCATCCGGCAGGTTGCGAGCGTCGAACCCGCTGCAGGGCACCACACCAGCAGCCTCCAGCAGGGCATCGGTAAAAAACTGTTCGGGAACATCCGACCCGGTAACGCGTGCACCGGCAGCAACCATCAACTCGGTCAGAGCGGCCATCCCTGAACCCTTTATTCCCACGCAATGCACATTCTGATCGGCAAAATCCAGCATACCGGCAGGATACGCCAAACCGGGGGCGTATGACAATCACGCCAGCTCCGGGCGGCCTGGGGGTTACACCACTGACAATCACGCCAGTCCGACCAGTCTGGTGGTGGCTCCACCGGCAACCGCGCTGAACGAGGCTTGACACCAACCAGCCAACCTCGCCATTCTCGCTGCATCGGAGGCAGCATGAAAACTTCACAGACACGCCCGTCAGGCTCCCTGAGCGGTCTGATACAGGTACTGCAAGGCATGGCAATCGGGGTGGCCAATGTCATCCCCGGGGTAAGCGGGGGCACCATCGCGGTGCTGGTTGGCGTGTATGACCGACTGATCGAGGCGCTGGCGGATTTCTTTTCCCGCACACCACGCTGGTTCGCCAGCCTGTTCTTCCTGCTCAGAATCGCGATGGGGGCCGTTATCGGGATAGTCGTGTTCGTGCGGGCGGTAAACTACGCCTTTGCCCACCATGAGCTGACAGCAACCCTGTTCTTCGTCGGGCTGGTGCTGGGGTCGGTACCGGTGCTGTTCTCCCTCTCGGGCAGTCGCCGCCCCGGAAAGGCGGCTGCAGCAGCATTCGTTTTCACTGCCCTGGTGGTTATCGCTATGGGTATTATGCAGCCGGAGCAAAGCGGTCGGATTATTACCCGCCTGACACCATTGGACTCGCTGCTGCTGTTTATTACCGGTCTGTTCAGTCTGGCCACCATGATAATCCCGGGGGTTTCGGCGGCCTTTATCCTGCTGGTAATGGGGTACTACGACACCCTGCGCCTTGCAGTCGAACAGCTGAATATTCCGGTCCTCATGGTGTTCTTTCTTGGCGGTGTTATCGGTCTGCTGTCGGTCAGCAAATTCATCCGCTTCCTGCTGCACCGCTATCATCATGTAACCTATTTTGCTATCCTTGGGCTGGTCTTCGGATCGGTCTTTACCTTGTGGCCACGACAGGGGATTTCATTTGATGCAGCCGGCGCTGCCGGACTGTTCAGCCTGCTTGCCGGCGGCGCTGTTGCCGTGGTGCTGGGCAAACGCCCCGGCGGCCCCAGAGACGGGCTTGCAGCCAGCCCCGAACCGGAACAACCTGTGCGGCAGGAAAACCCCGCACCAGGAAACGACGCATGAAAGATATATTGAACATCAGCTACCAGGAGCTGGAGTCGACCCTTGCCGAGCTCCAGCAGCCGCGATATCGCACTACCCAGATCTGGGAATGGCTCTACAAGCACCGTGTCCGCAGTTTCGCCGAGATGCTCAATCTGCCCGCATCCCTGCGGTCCCGACTGGCCGAGCTGTTTGTGTTCCAACCCATCAGCCCCGAACACACCGCGATCAGCACCGACGGCACCCGTAAAACCATATTCCGCCTGTTCGACAACCATGTGGTAGAAGGGGTGCTGATCCCGGCCAAAGACGGCAGGATTACGGCCTGTATCTCCAGCCAGGTAGGCTGTACCCTGCGCTGCGCATTCTGTGCTACCGCCCGGATACCCTTTCGCCGAAACCTCACCATCGGCGAGATTGTCGACCAGGTTGGCTACCTGGATGCAACCGCCCGCAGCGAGTACGGCCACGGGCTGAGTAACATCGTCTATATGGGCATGGGTGAGCCTCTGGCAAACTATGATGCAGTGAGCGCCTCGCT comes from the Spirochaeta africana DSM 8902 genome and includes:
- a CDS encoding response regulator, with the translated sequence MPKKVLVVDDSAAIRQSVSFVLKEQGYEVVECEDGVDALSRIDTDSFSLVITDVNMPNMDGITLTGKIRAHAEHKFTPILVLTTEAQSGKMQEGKAAGATGWIVKPFDSEKLLGVVRKLIG
- the cmk gene encoding (d)CMP kinase, which gives rise to MRIAISGKSGCGNTTITRMVSETLGVRMVNYTFRSLAEEKGIEFEQLCQLAEQDPSWDRYLDARQVELAMEGDSILGSRLAIWMLQEADLKVYLTAPPEIRAQRIQQREGGDLHAVLEKTSERDRKDRNRYLRLYNIDNDDTSAADMVIDTSDKTPAEITDMIVARAQQLQG
- a CDS encoding YicC/YloC family endoribonuclease, which translates into the protein MISMTGYGIQEYQDEQLILSVELKSYNNRYLDITMNMPGMLNPLEEELRTLLKGTARRGKLELYIRFRRMEQDTRVRLDAGLLQGYLSALQDARRLSAEGDVAVAADRLQAADLLSIEGLFSVESSRDVEELRKPLFDAVTAALQQWHAARVREGAATRDNIRAQMQRIQAAYQTVAKRAPELEQRIREMLHERFTELMGDQIDLQRVYAETAALLVKYSVNEELARLGAHIEEFLRLADSGGSIGKRMDFLCQEMHREMNTIGSKSALLEISRSVIDMKDALENIREQARNIE
- a CDS encoding DUF368 domain-containing protein; this encodes MKTSQTRPSGSLSGLIQVLQGMAIGVANVIPGVSGGTIAVLVGVYDRLIEALADFFSRTPRWFASLFFLLRIAMGAVIGIVVFVRAVNYAFAHHELTATLFFVGLVLGSVPVLFSLSGSRRPGKAAAAAFVFTALVVIAMGIMQPEQSGRIITRLTPLDSLLLFITGLFSLATMIIPGVSAAFILLVMGYYDTLRLAVEQLNIPVLMVFFLGGVIGLLSVSKFIRFLLHRYHHVTYFAILGLVFGSVFTLWPRQGISFDAAGAAGLFSLLAGGAVAVVLGKRPGGPRDGLAASPEPEQPVRQENPAPGNDA
- the murC gene encoding UDP-N-acetylmuramate--L-alanine ligase; protein product: MLDFADQNVHCVGIKGSGMAALTELMVAAGARVTGSDVPEQFFTDALLEAAGVVPCSGFDARNLPDDCDLVIYSAAYSAETNPELAEARNRGLRCLQYPAALGELSAGIPSLGVAGTHGKTSTTGMLAVVMQHLGLPGSAILGSVVPGLGGRATYRGGMQFLAAETCEYRRHFLEFHPRWAIITNIEADHLDYYRDYNDVAAAFAEYGNRLAAGGSLIYCADDPGAAAVARQVISCRPDLQAIPYGFSAGGAYRITADPVARPGEFALAGMTCGVQLRVPGRHNILNAAAVVAAVHAILDDLGLPAVADTEIAAGLHGFTGTRRRSETIGEAAGILVMDDYGHHPTEIRVTIQGIRELYPQRRLVVDFMPHTFSRTESLWNDFLGCFTAADEVWLHPVFASARETGSKDPVRMGQDLAAQMAAEGAADPKVRFFTTCAEAAAFAAAHLGDGDLLLTMGAGNNYEVGTELLRKLRDTDRGTT